The Corallococcus silvisoli genome contains the following window.
CGCTGCGAACACGCAGCGCGCGCTGGTCCTTGACGCACGGTAGCGCCACGGCCTCGATGCGAGGGGCGCTCCCCGTCGACCCCAGCACCTGCTCCTGGGCGCGCCCCGGCGCGGCTCCGGCGAGCAGGGGGGCGGTGGCGACGAGGAATGCGGCCGAGTGTCGGCGCATGGACCTGGGGACATGGGGCATGGACGTTCGAGCCTCGGAGAGAATCGCCTCACGGAGTCTGCACGGACTTCCCGCCTCGCAGAAGGGGGCCGGGCTGGCAGTGCCTGTCGCGTCCTTCCAGGAGTGGCAGCCGCTTCAGGGGACAGGTCGCGGCGACTTGAGTTCTGGGCGGGTCCAGGAGTAGCTGCGGGCCCATGCCTGTCGACACCTTGTTCCTGCTCGCTCCCGACTTCGCGGACCCTGCATATCCAGGCACGCGCTTCTACTGCGAGCACTGTGCACAGATAGAAGGCGTGTTGAGCTACTACCCGCAGGTCGCGCGCGTGATGGAGGTTCGGCGCATTTCATGGCCGCGGCCTCGCGCGGCGGTCGTCGCGCTCGTGGGGGAAGACAACCAGTGGTTGCCGTTGGTGGTGCTCGGCGAGGGCTCGGACGACCACGGCTGTGCCTCGGGTGTCCATGAGGGCAGACGCTTCATCTCTGGCAAGGACGGCATCGCCCGTTGGTTCTCGGCCCGCTTCGGCATCGCCGTGCCACATCCTTGAGCGACGTGCGTCGCGCGGATGGACGTGCATCCCGCTTCGTTCATGTCACCGACGCTCATCCGCGCCGGGGCTGGAGGACGATGATGGCCATGCCCGCGATGGCCACGAGTGCGCCGACGAGGTCCCAGGCCGAGGGCCGCTCGCCCTCGACGAGCCACATCCAGACGAGCGCCACCGCGATGTACACCCCGCCGTACGCGGCGTAGGTGCGCGCGGCGCCGGCCGGATGCAGCGTCAGGAGCCACGCGAAGGCAGCCAGGCTCGCGGCCGCGGGGAGGAGCAGCAGCGCCGACTTGTTCTCACGCAGCCAGAGGTAGGGCAGGTAGCAGCCAAGTACTTCGGCCACTGCCGTGAGGACGAAGAGCCCGAAGGCGCGCAGCAGCACGGTGCGGTACCTCCCACGAGACCAGGGACGCGGCGGGTGTCCTGGTACTACAGGCGGGCTCTCAAGTCCGAGCGAAACCGCGCCTCGAGCGCGCCTCCGGGCGCCGAGTGTCACGGGCCTCCGTGGCGCGCGCCAGCACAGCACGTGGACGGAGTTCTCCGCTCCGCTCTTCCAAGGAGCACCGGCAGTGGTGTCGCGGTCGTCCCCTGAGCCGTGTCCCTTTACTGGCTGGCTGACCGGCGCTGCCTCCCAGTAGGGGTTCGTGGGGGAGCCGCAATCGCCGGTCGGCCTGGGCGTAGCCGCCCCGGAGGCCGCTGTCCGGCCTCGGGAGAAGTCCTGCATGGATACCGTTCTGGGTGGACTGCGTCAGAGCCTGCGCTCGTTGGGCCGCAGCCCCGGCTTCACGCTGGGATGCGTGCTGATGCTGGCGGTGGGGATCGGCGCGAGCACCGCGCTCTTCAGCGTGGTGGAAGGGGTGCTGCTGCGCCCGTTGCCCTATCCGCGCCCCGAGCGCCTCGTGGAACTCGCCCAGCGCGCGGCGGACGGCCATACGATGCGGTTCTCGGACCCCAACTTCGAGGATGTGCGGACGCGCGCTCATACCGTCGCGGCGCTGGCCCAGGTATCGGGCACGGAGAGCGTCGTCGTCACGGGCGCCGACGAGCCGACCTTCGCCACACGGGTGCTCGCCTCGCGCGACTTCTTCTCCGCCTTCGCGGTGCGGCCCGTCCAGGGCCGCCTCTTCGGCGAGGAGGAGCAGCAGATGGAAGGGGAGCCCGTGGTGGTGGTGAGCCACGCCTTCTGGAAGCGCAACCTGGGTGCGCGGCCGCTGCCCCTGTCGAATACCCTCACCTTCGAGGGACGCGCCTACACCGTGGTGGGGGTGATGCCCGAGTCCTTCGACCATCCGGCGGGCACGCAGCTGTGGATCCCTCGCGAGCTGGAGGCCCGGCTGCCCAGCCGCTCCGCGCACAACTGGCGGGTGGTGGGGAGGCTGTCGGACGGCGTTGACCTCCAGGCCGCGCGAGTGGAGCTCACACACATCGCTCGCGAGCTGGCGGCCCAGTACGGCCAGGAGACGCCGATGCGCGACATCGCCGTGGAGCCGTTGCAAGAGAGCCTGGTGGGGCGCGTGCGTCCCACGCTGTACCTGCTGTCGGGCGCCGCGGCCTTCCTGCTGCTGGTGGCTGGCGCCAACGTCACGAACCTGCTGCTCGCTCGTGCGGCCACCCGTGCCCGGGAGCTCGCCATCCACGTGGCCCTGGGGGCGGGGCCCGGCGCGTTGATCCGGCGGTTCCTCATGGAGTCGCTGCTGCTGTCATTGGCGGGAGGCGCACTGGGGGCCGTGCTGGCCGCCTGGGGCGTGCGCGCCCTGCTCGCGGCCGAGCCGGGCCACCTGCCACGGATCAACGAGGTGGAGGTGAACGCCACGGTGCTCCTCTTCACCCTCGGGCTCTCGCTGGTGCTCGCGCTGGGGCTGGGGTTGGTGACGGCGCTGCGCGCGGCGCGGCAATCTCCAGGGGCCGCGCTGGCGGGCGCCGGGCGCACGCTCAGCGGAGGAGGGGGCGCCGAGCGGACGCGCCGGGCCCTCGTCGTGGGACAGCTCGCGCTCGCGTTGATCCTCCTGGTGGGCGCGGCGCTGCTCGGGCGCAGCCTGATGGGGCTGCTCTCGCTGGACCCGGGGTACCGCACCGAGGATGTCGCGGTGCTCAGCCTCGTGCTCCCGCCAGCCAAGGAGGAGGCGCAGGGGCGGCGCAACGTGCAACAGCAGGAGC
Protein-coding sequences here:
- a CDS encoding DUF3088 domain-containing protein, translated to MPVDTLFLLAPDFADPAYPGTRFYCEHCAQIEGVLSYYPQVARVMEVRRISWPRPRAAVVALVGEDNQWLPLVVLGEGSDDHGCASGVHEGRRFISGKDGIARWFSARFGIAVPHP
- a CDS encoding YnfA family protein, translated to MLLRAFGLFVLTAVAEVLGCYLPYLWLRENKSALLLLPAAASLAAFAWLLTLHPAGAARTYAAYGGVYIAVALVWMWLVEGERPSAWDLVGALVAIAGMAIIVLQPRRG
- a CDS encoding ABC transporter permease translates to MDTVLGGLRQSLRSLGRSPGFTLGCVLMLAVGIGASTALFSVVEGVLLRPLPYPRPERLVELAQRAADGHTMRFSDPNFEDVRTRAHTVAALAQVSGTESVVVTGADEPTFATRVLASRDFFSAFAVRPVQGRLFGEEEQQMEGEPVVVVSHAFWKRNLGARPLPLSNTLTFEGRAYTVVGVMPESFDHPAGTQLWIPRELEARLPSRSAHNWRVVGRLSDGVDLQAARVELTHIARELAAQYGQETPMRDIAVEPLQESLVGRVRPTLYLLSGAAAFLLLVAGANVTNLLLARAATRARELAIHVALGAGPGALIRRFLMESLLLSLAGGALGAVLAAWGVRALLAAEPGHLPRINEVEVNATVLLFTLGLSLVLALGLGLVTALRAARQSPGAALAGAGRTLSGGGGAERTRRALVVGQLALALILLVGAALLGRSLMGLLSLDPGYRTEDVAVLSLVLPPAKEEAQGRRNVQQQEHLLSRLAALPGVRAVGAVSNFPLEGSAAGDGTFIVLNRSDEVRDFEDFGRLARERERTGSAEYRVASEGYFAALGIPLVRGRLFDARDTLDAPHVAVISESLAKARWPHEDPLGKLIQFGNMDGDLRPFTIVGVVGDVREQGLDDAPSPMFYGCSRQRLRLSSHFHVAVHGPMGSAALVAAARPVLRELAPELPSRLSTVEGLLAGSLAPRRFSLLLLGAFGAVALLLSVAGLAAVVSYAVAQRTREFGIRFALGATAEDVLGLVLQQAARLAGLGIVLGVLGAVGLSQVLAGLVYGVSTTDPLVFVAVALLLLGVALLASWLPARRASRVDPNTVLRSGA